One Methylosarcina fibrata AML-C10 DNA segment encodes these proteins:
- a CDS encoding HlyD family secretion protein, with the protein MNVSHRTIRARRKRYLQLVLLASLAGGLIYAGFWWLHARHWVVTSNAFVSGNLIPVEADATGIVTQVLTEESRYVKKGELLVQLDRHRALTALNQSEGKLGQTTREIGALFATRRQMCQKLIARSASLSRVRHDVVRLRQAAPNGSVSEQALQNAEDEMAALDAQRLEAEAEFNAVEARVGGTTPKRHPDVETAKHNFIAAYLEYARQHVYAPASGYVAKRKVQVGNRVQPGDPLMTIIPLDHLWVEANLRETELMRVRPGQAAEIAVDLYGRHLTFHGTVEGLVPGTGSVFALLPPDNATGNFIHIVQRVPVRIALRADEILKNPVRPGLSTVTSIHVEESERPPGDSLVTVSSREYATDIFAGELTEAEKRAEKIIEDNLPFSSDFAEYRCHAGER; encoded by the coding sequence ATGAATGTATCTCACAGGACTATTCGCGCCCGCCGCAAGCGTTATTTGCAGTTGGTTCTTTTAGCGTCGTTAGCAGGAGGCTTGATCTATGCCGGGTTCTGGTGGTTGCATGCCCGCCATTGGGTGGTGACTTCCAACGCCTTTGTTTCCGGCAACCTGATTCCGGTTGAAGCGGATGCGACCGGCATCGTCACGCAGGTTTTAACGGAGGAAAGCCGATATGTCAAAAAAGGCGAACTTCTGGTTCAACTTGACCGGCACCGGGCGCTGACCGCGTTGAACCAAAGCGAAGGTAAGCTGGGCCAGACCACGCGGGAGATCGGCGCTCTTTTCGCGACGCGCCGGCAGATGTGCCAGAAACTGATTGCCCGTTCGGCCAGTTTGAGCCGCGTCCGCCACGACGTGGTCCGCTTGCGGCAAGCCGCTCCCAACGGTTCGGTATCGGAGCAGGCATTGCAAAACGCCGAGGACGAAATGGCGGCCCTGGACGCCCAAAGGCTGGAAGCCGAGGCCGAATTCAATGCCGTGGAAGCCCGGGTCGGAGGCACGACGCCGAAGCGTCATCCCGACGTGGAAACCGCCAAACATAATTTTATAGCCGCCTATCTGGAATATGCTCGGCAGCACGTTTATGCGCCGGCTTCGGGCTATGTCGCCAAACGCAAAGTCCAGGTCGGCAACCGGGTGCAGCCGGGCGATCCGCTGATGACCATCATTCCGCTGGACCACCTGTGGGTGGAAGCCAACTTGCGGGAAACCGAGCTGATGAGGGTTCGTCCGGGACAGGCGGCGGAAATCGCCGTCGATCTGTACGGCAGGCATCTGACCTTTCACGGCACCGTCGAAGGGTTGGTGCCCGGCACCGGCAGCGTCTTCGCGCTGTTGCCGCCGGACAATGCGACCGGCAACTTCATCCATATCGTTCAGCGGGTGCCGGTGCGCATTGCGTTGCGCGCGGACGAAATCCTGAAAAATCCTGTCCGGCCCGGACTTTCCACCGTCACTTCGATTCACGTCGAGGAATCCGAACGGCCGCCGGGAGATTCGCTGGTGACCGTTTCCAGCCGGGAATACGCCACCGACATCTTTGCCGGCGAACTGACCGAGGCGGAAAAGCGCGCGGAAAAAATCATCGAGGATAATTTGCCTTTCTCAAGCGATTTCGCGGAATACCGCTGCCATGCAGGCGAACGCTAG